Proteins from a genomic interval of Papaver somniferum cultivar HN1 chromosome 4, ASM357369v1, whole genome shotgun sequence:
- the LOC113275754 gene encoding E3 ubiquitin-protein ligase At3g02290-like, with protein sequence MGALCCCLRADQLDEYVNPNNTIFRSCLCLGCILNAYTALFRRDEMHPIPSAIASTATLTSQTSNDDSLASTYRSPPRPLPYDDPRCFRSQRNLLKGSSHSHEESEPLRRSNTDTGQEYLKGGEKWDQSAEGGSKADLSGSSMKHQLAMVSSGFGYVYSSAEDEDVCPTCLEEYTPENPKILTQCSHHYHLVCIYEWMERSETCPVCGKVMVFNETS encoded by the exons ATGGGTGCACTTTGCTGCTGCTTGCGTGCTGATCAATTGGACGAATATGTGAACCCCAACAATACTATTTTCAGATCATGTCTCTGTCTGGGTTGCATCTTGAATGCA TACACGGCATTATTCCGGAGAGACGAGATGCATCCGATACCCTCAGCAATCGCGAGTACAGCAACATTAACCTCTCAGACGTCTAATGACGACTCTCTAGCCAGCACGTATCGCTCCCCTCCTAGGCCTTTGCCTTATGATGATCCGAGATGCTTCCGTTCCCAAAGAAATTTACTCAAGGGCTCAAGTCATTCACACGAGGAATCTGAACCTCTGAGAAGAAGTAATACTGACACGGGTCAAGAATACTTAAAGGGGGGTGAGAAATGGGATCAGTCTGCTGAAGGTGGATCAAAAGCAGACCTGTCCGGGTCCTCAATGAAACACCAACTGGCAATGGTGTCAAGTGGATTTGGTTATGTCTATTCatcagcagaagatgaagatgtctgCCCAACATGCCTCGAAG AATATACTCCGGAAAACCCAAAAATTCTTACACAATGCTCTCACCATTACCACCTTGTTTGTATATATGAGTGGATGGAGAGAAGTGAAACCTGTCCCGTCTGTGGAAAG GTGATGGTATTTAATGAAACCAGTTGA
- the LOC113275755 gene encoding truncated transcription factor CAULIFLOWER A-like: MGRGRVQLKRIENKINRQVTFSKRRSGLLKKANEISVLCDAEVALIVFSTKGKLFEYSTDACMDAILERYERQCCVEEELVGTDQESQGNWSLEHAKLKAKVEVLQRTQRHMMGEDLESFNVKELQNLEHQLDTSLKHIRSKKNQLLYASISELQRKEKALQEQNTILGKKIKEKEQEMGRLDQQQQSNQAQNSCSQAQNSAQNSPTFLLSQELPSLTICTGTYEPAARPIAIQTVMPRWMLGLKQ, from the exons ATGGGGAGAGGAAGAGTACAGCTGAAGAGGATAGAGAACAAGATCAACAGACAAGTAACTTTCTCAAAGAGAAGGTCTGGTTTGCTTAAGAAGGCTAATGAAATCTCAGTTTTATGTGATGCTGAAGTTGCTTTGATTGTTTTCTCAACCAAAGGAAAACTATTTGAATATTCTACCGATGCTTG CATGGACGCCATCCTTGAGCGATATGAAAGACAATGTTGTGTTGAGGAAGAGCTTGTTGGAACTGATCAGGAATCACAG GGAAACTGGTCCTTGGAACATGCCAAGCTTAAGGCCAAAGTTGAGGTTCTGCAAAGAACCCAAAG GCATATGATGGGAGAAGATTTAGAATCCTTCAATGTGAAAGAGCTACAAAATTTGGAGCACCAACTTGATACTTCCTTGAAGCATATTAGATCAAAAAAG AACCAACTCTTGTATGCATCCATTTCTGAGCTTCAGAGAAAG GAAAAAGCTTTACAAGAGCAGAATACTATTCTAGGGAAGAAG ATCAAGGAGAAAGAACAAGAAATGGGGCGATTGGATCAGCAGCAGCAGTCAAACCAGGCACAAAATTCGTGTAGCCAAGCTCAAAACTCAGCTCAGAACTCACCAACCTTCCTTCTGTCGCAGGAACTTCCTTCCCTAACCATTTG TACCGGTACTTACGAGCCTGCTGCAAGACCCATAGCAATTCAAACAGTTATGCCACGGTGGATGCTTGGTCTCAAACAATAG